From the Hyalangium ruber genome, the window TCACGCAATAGCAACCTCGTCGGAGGATGCATGCACATGAACCTCCAGGCGTGCAGCGCGCTGCTCCTCTTCATCTCCGCCTGCGCGACGACGGAGCCGAGAGCCAAAGCCCCGCGCCCCCACAGCCAGCGGCTCGCCAACCTTCAGAGCGCGGCGCAGTTGCCCTGGCGAGACGATGGGCGGTGTGTGGTGCAAGAGGCATCCCAGCCCTGGGCCGCACTGGTGGAGCGGTGCTACTACGCTCTCGATACGCGGAAGGTCCGCTTCAACGATAGCGAGGGGCGGTGCGCGGTGGCCTCAGCGGGAGCGATCGCCATGCCAGCGATGGTGGGGATTTGCCTGCTGTCCCAGCCCTACCTGGCAGTGGGAGCCGTGGTCGTCATCGGCGTCGTGGTGGTGGGCATCGCTATCTCTGAGGAACTGGAGGCTCATGAGCGCAGCCACCGACCTGGCCCCGAGGCTGAGGACTCGGTGGAAACCGCAAGGCCCGAGTCCCCACCGGTTGCGCCGACAGCGAGAGTTCAGCCAAGCGGGTTGGGCAGAGACTGGTTTCCCCCTCAGCCCCCAGCATCACCGGATCCGCGAGAGCGTCGGTCGGAATGCACTCCCAAGCGAGTGCCACCCAAGGGGGGAAACTCCTTGCACAACACGTGTGCCGACAATGTCCCGCTCAACTCCTTCCGGGGCGCCAACGCGCTCGTCAACGGTAAAGCCTTCGATGCGCTGCAACCGGCCACACGCACTCTCTGGGAGGTCAAGACCGACAACTTCGACACGTACTCGCCCGCCCTTCAGAGCATCGTGAGCAGGAAACAAGTGATGGAACTGCGTTCGTCTCGGACACGGGGAGCTGGGCCGGTGCAGCCCCGCGCGCGTCCAAGCTCGCCTGCCGGGCCCGCGCGCGCCGCGTCGGACACGGGAGCTGGTCCCGGTGCAGCCCGCGCGCGCCGCGTCGGACAGGTGGAGCCGGGCGCGGCGCAGCCCCCGCGCGTCGAGGCGGGCCTGCCGGGCCTCATGGAGCCCGCGCGCATCGGTCAGGTGGAGCGGGCCCCGTAGAGCCCTCGCGCGCGTCGGACAGATGGAGCGGGGCGCGGTGGAGCGCGCCAGGATGAGAGAAACCGTCGAGGGCTCCCAGCTCAGCCCGGTGGAGCGCGCGCGTCGGACAGCGCCAGCTTGCCCGTGGAGGCCGCAACGATGTTGGGCACGTTGTGATCGGTGGGAGCTGGCAAGCGTCCAGGCAGGCCGTGGAGCCGCGACGACCTGGGAGCGTGGCGAGCAACCCGGCAGGCATGACACCCGAAGCGGGGCGGCGCCACCTGGGAAGGAAGCGGGGACGTGGCGAACAGCCAGGCGTCAGCATCGGGCGGGAGCCGCCCCCGCAGGGTGGGCGGGGGTGCAAAACGGGCGTCACCCGTCGGCTCCTCCTCTTCTCTGTTGCAGCCCTCTAGCCTGCGCCCTTGCTCGCAAGAAGGGGGGTGACACGTGAATCTTTGGCGGCTGCTGTGGAAGGCCGAAGCGCTGTTCCTGGTGTTGTGCGTGGGGTGCAGCAGCATCCCGAAGGTCCCCCGCGTGGAGGACACCGGCCAGGGTAGAGCCGTTGTCCACCTTCCCCGCACCGCTGACGTGCAACCCGTCGTGGTGGACCGCGAGGAATTCCAGCAGGCCATGAGGCGCCTTGCGCGTGAGGTGCGGCTGTCAGGCACTCCGCGTCAGACGGTGGAGAAGATGTTTCAGATGGACCCGCAGTTCGGCAACTACCTCTGGCTGCAAAAGGACCGGAAGCTGGTGTCGCTGGGGCCGGGCGAGCCTCTGGAAGGGGCGTTGACGAAAGACGACCTTGCGACGGCGGAGCGCTACCGGCTCTGGTGCCAACGCGTTTACAACGTCTACGGCGACTGTCTCGGGGGGGCGCTGGTGGCAGGGCGCTACCTGGACATGCACGGCCGCTACATCTGGGCACTGGCTCTCAGTAAGAGCCCGGTCATTGACGAGATGAAGAAGGCGCTGGGGGAGATGGTGGAAGTGCGCGCGCTCATCCAAACGGTCTTGTGGACGTTGGGGTCCATGCTGCTGATCATGGCGATCAACCCGGTGGCTCCGGCGCTGGTGGCGGTGATCGGAGTGGGACTGATTCTGTATGTCGGCGTTGACACGCTGATCAACCTGGTGAACGGCTGGAGTCGGTTGATGGACGAGGTGAAGGTGGCGGCCACCTTCGAGCAGATCCGCGATGCGGGAGAGCGTTTCGGGAAGATCATCGGGCGAGAGGCAGCGCGCGCGTTCGTCTTGCTGCTGATGGCGGCCATCGGCTCGACGGCGCAGCTGTTCGCGGCAAAGGTGCCAACGCTGCCCGGCTCGGCGCAGGTGGCCGCGCAGGCCGAGGGCACGGCCAGAATCTCGGTGTCCGCGTTGGGCTCGGTGGAGGAGATCGCGCTCGGCGCCGAGGGCGTGAGCGTGACGGTGGCGGCCACGGCAGTGACGATGGGAGCCAGTGGCAGTGGCGGCACGGGCCCCTGTATCGAGACGCACCACATCGCCACTGTCTGCAACGACAAGGACACCAAACGTGGGGGCCCGTGGACACCGAGGTTCCGGCAGATCTTCGCCAAGGCGGGAATGTCGATGGAGGATCCGGCGAACAAGATGCCTCTGCCGGGCCACTATGGACCGCACCCTGAGCGGTATCACCAACTCGTCCTCAAGGAACTGGACGATGCCACGTTGAACTGTCGTAGCGTCGTGGAGTGCCGTGAGGGGTTGACGCGGGCCCTCAAGGCTCTGGCGAAGGAAATCGCAACCCCGGGGACAGAGCTGAACCAACTCGTCACCCGGCAGTAACCACATTAAACGGAGCCTATGCCCAAGCGTTTTTTCGAACTAGCCGACGATGTGAATGTCCCGCACCGATGGCACCTTGACATGCCGACGAACAGTCGCGGCGAGCAAGTGGACGAGGGGCTTTTCAGGCGCGGGGCCCCCGTCCACATCACGGATCGCTTGAGGATTACCGTCGAGATCGCGGGCCAGCCGCTGGACTTCACTTTTGCAGCCGTCGGCCTCCCGGTGGTCCATGTCCGCGTGGCGTCTATGTTCGCGGAGATGGCCCCGGACGACGTGCAACTGATCCCCGTGGACGTGGCGGGCCAACCGGATCAGCACCTCATCCTCGTGGCCACGCGCCTCATCCGCTGTATCGACGAACAGGCGTCCCGGATCCGTCTCTGGACTCACGAAGACGGAGCCCCGCACATGGTCGGTCGCTATGCCTCCGTGCGTGACATGCGTATCGACAAGGCCAAGGCGGGCAGCGCCAACGTGTTCCGTTGCGAAGGGTGGATAGGCCCGCTGATCGTCTCCGGGGAGATCAAGGACGCATTGGAGGGCATGGGCGCCACAGGCACGAGGTTCGAGGAGGTCTAGTCCGGGCTTGGAGGGGCGGCGTCCCGCGTCGGACAGCGCCAGCTCGGGCCGTGGAGCGGGCCGCGTCGGACATGGGGAGCTGGGCCGGTGCAGCCCTCGCGCCTCCAGGCTCGCCTGCTGGGCCGGTGCAGCGCGCGCCACGTCGGACACAGGAAGTTGGGCCGGTGCAGCCCCGCACGTCGAGGCTCGCCTGCTGAGCCTCGTGGAGCGTGCGCCACGTGGGGCACGGAGAGCTGGGCCGGTGCGGCCCTCGCGCCTCCAGGCTCGCCTGCTGGGCCGGTGCAGCGGAACTGCAGCGCGAGCGCAGCCTCGCAATGGCCTGTGGATTTGACTTCCAGGTTGGCGTGCGCAGCGCCGCGCACAAAGCCGCTCTGGAGCGTGAGGCCCCCGACCTCACCATCGTCATCATGACCTGGTGCTGAGCAGCAGCCGCCACCAGGCTTGCGACCGGAGTGGACACCGCTCAAGGTTCATCATCTATGGGAACGTGGCTCAACCTTGCCTTCATCCAAAGTGCGGACACGAACCAGGTAGAGAAGGAACTCTCGCGCTTGTTGACGGAGGGAGGCCGACGGCTCACGACGCCCAAGCCGCGAACTCCAGCCCCGTACGATCCCATGCAATATGGGCTCGGCGACGAAGTTCAACGCTGGGGCGTGGCGGGCTTTCAAGGCGCCCCGGGTTGGACAGTGCTGCGCACCGCGCCCTTCGAGCTGCTCATGCAGGGCAACCCGCCGCTTCTCGCACGCCTTGCCGCGCGCCTGGGCGTGCCAGCCTTCCAGTACAACATCTACGATTCCACCTCGGACTTCCTGCTGGAGGTGGATGGCGGTGGGCGCGTGGAGCGCTCCGGGTTCGTGGGAGTGGATGTGACGCGCTACTGGGGCAGCCACCCTCCAGAGGACCGCTTCAACGTGCGCTTTCACCTCATCGACCCATCAGCCGTTGCTTCATGGGCAGCGGAGGCGATGCCAGAGGCACGCGTTGCCGGGTGGTGGCCCGACTCCAGCAGTGCACAGGAGCAGGCGGACCTGCTGCATTGGCTCGGCGAGATAGGCGCCGACATCGACCGTGGCGTCTACACGTGGCGAGCCCATCCCGCCCATGTCGTTCGGAAGCTCGCGAGCGCACCAAGCGTCTTTCTCCCCACCGAGGGGTGCGTTGACGAGGCCATCATGACCGTGTTCGGTGGGCCCAATTCCACGCACTGCGACAACCTTTTCCTCGTGCAGACGCTCGTCCCTCACGCGCGCATGCCGGTGGCTGGGTTCGTGCTGTACGCAGAAATCTGAGGTGACGCCCGACATGCGGCCCTCGGCCGTATAGGTGTATCAGACGCTGCCGCGCTAATTCCCTCGAATAACGGTCAGTCCCTGGTCGGTGAGCACGAGCAGCATGCTCGGCGTTACGGTGGGTTCGTAGACGAGCTGCAAGACGCGTTGACCCGACACCTCTTGCACTCGAGCCAATGTCACGCCGTCCGGTTCGAGCCGCCAGAGGCCCGCGCCATTGGTGCCGATGTAGAGCGCGCCATCGTCCGTCGCCTTGAGCGCCAGGATTCGCTCCATCGGCAGCCCGGCCAGCTTCGACCAGTTGCCCGTGGAGCGGGACTTCGGCGTCATGGCCCAGACACCGAACTCCGCGCTGCCCAGGTAGTAGCGGCCCGATACCGTCTGCTCGAAGGCGCGCCAGAGATCATTCTCCGCCTGGCTGTTGAGCTGCTCGTTGAACCCCTTGAACCTCCAGGGCGTCGGCCCTACCCAGGTGTACTCGCGGTCCCACTCCTCGAGCTTCCCGCTCGGGATGAGCACTCCGAGCATCTGCTCGTTCGCGACCAGGACATCTCCGTTGGGCGCGATGCCGAGCCCGTGCATCTGCGGGCATTGGAGCGACTCGGCCTTAGAGCCATCCGGCTCCGTGGTGATGAGATACCAGCCCGGGTGACGGTGGCTGTTGTACGTGAGCCCCTGGATGCGCGTCACCCCGTGGTTCGTCGTGATGTAGAGGTCCCCGCGATACGGACCGCGCGTCACCCTCGCGCAGCTCAGCACGGTGCGGTCCTCCTCGTAGTGGAAGTCGTTCGTGTTGTGGATGCCGATCTGCTTGCCCGCGTTCGACGCACCGGTGGTGCGCCAGATGTGCTCCTCGAGCGCGACGGTTCCATCCGGCTGGAGGCGGACCGCGTCGAGGTCTCCCTTCTGGTACTCGGCATAGCGCTCGGGCGTGTAATTCGCCTCGCCCGGTCCTGGGATGTACGTGCGCTGCGAAATCCCTTCCGCCCGCTTCATCTCAGCAGCGCGGTACCCCACATATGCGCGCCCGGCCTCACCGCCACAGATGACCGTCGAGCCGATGGCCAGTGAGTCTCGGCTGAATGGCTGGCGCGCCTGTCCCACGCCCGAGGTCCACGTCGGAGCCGTATCCCCCGGACGCAGCACGCCGATGCGGTGGCCGTCGAGGAGCCACAGGTTCAGCCCTTCATCGAGCCCCACGCTCTGCGGTGTGCCGACGCCATACGACCGCGTGTAGTTGAGCATCGCGTCCGTGGGCCATGGCCCCGCGTCCGGTGTCCCTGCATCCGGCGGTGTGCCGGCGTCGGGCTCCGTCCCCCCGTCCTCCCCGGGCGTGGAGTCCGGGGGAGTGCCGGCATCCACAGGGGGAACGGAAGGGGGCTCGGAGGGAACTTCGTTTCCCTCTGGGGAACCGGGCTCCTCAGTTGTCTCCAAGGGGTCGACTGTCCTGCTCCGGTCACCGCATCCCACCGAGAACAATGCGATGACCGCGAGCCCTGCCCCCACCGCGCCTGCGCGAATGCCCATCCATGCCTCCGTCAGCAGAGGTCTGTTCGCAAATCTCGGGCCGCGGTGGATTCGATCAACGAGATCCTCTGCATGATTTTTCACCCTCCCGGCTCTCTTCATTCGTGGGCGGTTGGTTCGAGCCCGCGGATGTGAATTCCAGGGGGAAAAATCGTGACGCACATGAACAAGTATCTGCTGGCCTGGATGTTCCTTCAGTTGCCCGTGCTAGCGCACGCCGGCACTCCAGCCGCCACAGGCGCAGTGGCTCCACTCTCGGACGCCGAGCGCTATGCCAAGCGGTGTCAGTCCCAGTCGGCCCACCGCATCGCCAAGCCTCAGGGGACGATGCTCTGGGGCACCAAGCGCAGCTGGGATACCGAGAAGCTCGCCCCCGAGCTCAGCAGCGTGCTCGTCTCAGCCGCCCTCGAGCCCTTGCGGCAGGCGGATGGGGACGTGAAGGCGCTGAAGATCGAAGGCGGGCGCCTGGTCGCCGTGCCCTCCGCGGCCAAGAGTATCGTCGGCACCGTGCTCCAGGGCACCGACAGCGCCGGCAAGCCCGTGGAGGTGTCCATCTGCGGCGCCGAGCCCTCCCACGAGGACCCCGGGATGGTCTGGTACCGCATCGAGGCCTGGAACGCGGTGGCCCAGGAGTGGGAGAACCCCTGCGTCGCCCTGAACAACGTGCCCGATCCCCGAGCGCTCGCCGTGAGCAGCCTCTGGGATGAGAGCGGCGCGAGCAAGGCGGTCCCCGGCAGGTTCACCTTCGCCTGTGAGAACGGTGCCATCACCAAGTGCGTCCGCTGGGGCTACAAGCCCTGGGCCAGCCGCGACGGGCAGCCGCTGGCGGACCTGCACCAGGCCTGTACCCGCATGGCGCGTGCCGACTACTGCGGCAACGGCCGCAGCCATACCCACCAGGACACCACCATCGATATGTACGATCGGCTCGGCATGCTCACGCGGACCCACGAGGCCTCGGCGGAGTGGGATCCCGCGAGGGCCTCTTTCGAGGCGGCGTGGGGGCCCGACGGAGCCACCTGCCTGGCACGCACCCGTGACGGCCGCGCGTTGGCGACGGTCCTCCAGGAGTGTCCCAACCGCTTCCGTACCAACATGGCGGTGGAGCTGGGCGAAGGCGATCGCTGCACGACTCGGCGCGTGGACGTGAGCCCCGGGGCAGCGCTGCTGCGCAACCACTCGTATGGAGCCTCCACGGGCGGCGTCTCGCAAGGCGAGGGCCCGTAGGACACCTCGCGCGTGCGCCCCCGTGTCAGCCGTGCTCGGGCAACGGGGGCACCCCGTCTTTTTCCCCCAGGAGCTGGCTGAGGCTCAGCTCCAGCTGGCTGTTGACGACCGCCAGGAAGCTATCGAAGTCCCGGGTGGACAGGCCCAGGCGCGACCGCAGGTGGCGCCGGGTCTCCTCATAGACCGTCTGCCGCGCACTCTTCAGCCATCGAGAGACCGTCGATTGATTCACGCGAAACAGCGAGGCCAGCTCATACATCGAGAGCTGATCGACGAAGTAGAGGCGCAGCAGGTGCCGCTCGTCCGCCGCGAGCGCGGAGAAGGCTTCACGCATGGCCTGGCGAAAGTCCGCGTGGTGGCGCCGCTTGATGAGATCCAGTTCCGCGTCGACCCCTGGCGCCGGCAGTGCCGCGAAGACGGTGTCCGCATCGTGCTCGGGCGCGGGCTTCTCGACGGCCTGAAGCTTGATAGCGATGCGCACGGCGGAGACACGCACCCAGTTCATCAGCGCGCCTCGCCCCGTATACTCGACGATCTTGGGTGGCCCTTCGGGCGTGGCGACCAGGATCTTCACACGCGCCAGTTGGCAGACATCATCGATCACCACCTCGGGTTGCTTGGACCCCCGAAGCAGCGCCGGCAGCTTCGCCAGGTAGTGCCGATCGAAGTTCTCGAGCGCGGCGGGAACCCCGTGCAGACAAGCACATGCCAGGTAAAGCTCCGCCAGCGACAACTGCTCGAGGAGCGGCGCGATGGGGCTGTCGGGACTTGCCTCGGGCAGCCGCTGAGCGAGGTGAATCACAAACATCCTGGCAGGGAGCTCCACCGTCGGCCATTTCGCGCGGCCGCCCTGCCAAACGCTCACCAGCAGGTTTTCAAGTGCTTGGGAATCCGCGGGTGGCGCGAGGCGCGCCTTCGTGTGCGCGAGAAACGTCGCGGCCAACTCCCCATCACGCCCCTGGTCCATGGTTTGCCTGTACCATGCGCTTCACAAAGCCAGCAATGGGTGCCATTGAACCCAGCCGACTGAATAGGTAGTTTGGTGCCCCTCGACTCCATGCGTCAGTCCAGCTCCAGCCATCGTGGGCACGGCGCTTCCAGCTGCCTGACGGACGAGCTCCTCGTCGATCTCCTCGACGGCAGGCTTTCGAACGAAGAGCTGGAGCGGGCCCATCGCCACGCCACGGATTGCGCCGACTGCAGGGTTCTGTTGGCCGAAGTCACCCGCGGCGGCCTGGGAGAAGCGCCGGAAATCCCTGGGCCCGCCGTCCCAGCCATGGATGGCGCGCCGGAACCGGGCCTCTCGTGGACACCGCCCGAGGTGTTCAACGAGTTCCGTCTCGAGCGGCTGATTGGCCGGGGCGGCATGGGCGTCGTCTACCTGGCGCACGACACCTCACTGGATCGCCGTGTGGCGGTGAAGTTCATTGCCTCGAGTCAGCCCGAGCCCTGGGTTCGTGCGTACTTCGAGACCGAGGCGCGCGCGCTCGCTCGACTCCAGCACCCGAACGTCGTCACGGTGTTTCGCGTTGGCGAAGTCCTGGGACACCCGTACATCGCCTCCGAGTACATCGCCGGCCAGAGCCTCGCGGAGCTGCCCCTGCCGCTGCCGTGGCGCCAGGTGCTCACCCTTGGCATTGGCCTTGCCAGAGGGCTCGCGGCGGCCCATCGCCAGGGCGTGCTCCATCGCGATCTCAAGCCATCCAACGCCATCATCAGCGAGGAGGGCGAGGTCAAGCTGCTCGACTTCGGGCTGGCCGATCACTTCGAGCCAGGTGCGGCCTCGACCTCTGGAAGCGCGCAGCTCGTCGTCGGCACGCTGCCCTACATGGCACCCGAGCTGCTGGAGCGTGCTCCGGCGACGCCGCGAAGTGATCT encodes:
- a CDS encoding DUF6310 domain-containing protein is translated as MGHGELGRCGPRASRLACWAGAAELQRERSLAMACGFDFQVGVRSAAHKAALEREAPDLTIVIMTWC
- a CDS encoding ADYC domain-containing protein; protein product: MNKYLLAWMFLQLPVLAHAGTPAATGAVAPLSDAERYAKRCQSQSAHRIAKPQGTMLWGTKRSWDTEKLAPELSSVLVSAALEPLRQADGDVKALKIEGGRLVAVPSAAKSIVGTVLQGTDSAGKPVEVSICGAEPSHEDPGMVWYRIEAWNAVAQEWENPCVALNNVPDPRALAVSSLWDESGASKAVPGRFTFACENGAITKCVRWGYKPWASRDGQPLADLHQACTRMARADYCGNGRSHTHQDTTIDMYDRLGMLTRTHEASAEWDPARASFEAAWGPDGATCLARTRDGRALATVLQECPNRFRTNMAVELGEGDRCTTRRVDVSPGAALLRNHSYGASTGGVSQGEGP
- a CDS encoding sigma-70 family RNA polymerase sigma factor; protein product: MFVIHLAQRLPEASPDSPIAPLLEQLSLAELYLACACLHGVPAALENFDRHYLAKLPALLRGSKQPEVVIDDVCQLARVKILVATPEGPPKIVEYTGRGALMNWVRVSAVRIAIKLQAVEKPAPEHDADTVFAALPAPGVDAELDLIKRRHHADFRQAMREAFSALAADERHLLRLYFVDQLSMYELASLFRVNQSTVSRWLKSARQTVYEETRRHLRSRLGLSTRDFDSFLAVVNSQLELSLSQLLGEKDGVPPLPEHG
- a CDS encoding AHH domain-containing protein, whose translation is MNLWRLLWKAEALFLVLCVGCSSIPKVPRVEDTGQGRAVVHLPRTADVQPVVVDREEFQQAMRRLAREVRLSGTPRQTVEKMFQMDPQFGNYLWLQKDRKLVSLGPGEPLEGALTKDDLATAERYRLWCQRVYNVYGDCLGGALVAGRYLDMHGRYIWALALSKSPVIDEMKKALGEMVEVRALIQTVLWTLGSMLLIMAINPVAPALVAVIGVGLILYVGVDTLINLVNGWSRLMDEVKVAATFEQIRDAGERFGKIIGREAARAFVLLLMAAIGSTAQLFAAKVPTLPGSAQVAAQAEGTARISVSALGSVEEIALGAEGVSVTVAATAVTMGASGSGGTGPCIETHHIATVCNDKDTKRGGPWTPRFRQIFAKAGMSMEDPANKMPLPGHYGPHPERYHQLVLKELDDATLNCRSVVECREGLTRALKALAKEIATPGTELNQLVTRQ
- a CDS encoding imm11 family protein, which translates into the protein MPKRFFELADDVNVPHRWHLDMPTNSRGEQVDEGLFRRGAPVHITDRLRITVEIAGQPLDFTFAAVGLPVVHVRVASMFAEMAPDDVQLIPVDVAGQPDQHLILVATRLIRCIDEQASRIRLWTHEDGAPHMVGRYASVRDMRIDKAKAGSANVFRCEGWIGPLIVSGEIKDALEGMGATGTRFEEV
- a CDS encoding DUF6310 domain-containing protein, which produces MVGICLLSQPYLAVGAVVVIGVVVVGIAISEELEAHERSHRPGPEAEDSVETARPESPPVAPTARVQPSGLGRDWFPPQPPASPDPRERRSECTPKRVPPKGGNSLHNTCADNVPLNSFRGANALVNGKAFDALQPATRTLWEVKTDNFDTYSPALQSIVSRKQVMELRSSRTRGAGPVQPRARPSSPAGPARAASDTGAGPGAARARRVGQVEPGAAQPPRVEAGLPGLMEPARIGQVERAP